A window of the Candida orthopsilosis Co 90-125, chromosome 1 draft sequence genome harbors these coding sequences:
- a CDS encoding Pxa2 peroxisomal ABC transporter (peroxisomal, half-size adrenoleukodystrophy protein (ALD or ALDp) subfamily ABC transporter) — protein MSVTNSRLKDNNLALSLLKVYRSNRSLLLNTSYIILITAAFSGAASTGSSSDKAKEKSQQQQQQVEGSSSSSEKSAHPKLTRQAFDRLFHAIIPTYHDKTVAYFIAHLVLLVTRAFLTLKVATLDGQLVGALVSKRLKVFSKYLLAWMLIGIPASLNNALLSWTRSNMRKAIRENLNNSILKDYLPDNLDTNYYSLIHLSGNKITDPNQRITTDVSRLASALSSLPGQLLKPTLDLVLCARQLSKSGVGNGEGTLALGILAHFSTMIIRFFSPPFAKLASERANLEGKLRSAHSKIVSNNEEIAFLRGHYRELDYIDYCYYTLERFSKQEYWKKGIHEIAQTFIVKYFWGAAGLVLCSAPIFIAKYLGEADDDNAAGKFITNRRLLLSASDSLDRLIYARRYLLQIVGHATRVSDFQDTLSDVASRRKDITSNVKFNNDEIVFDKVRLLTPADVTLIASLSFSIKSGDHLLIAGPNGSGKSSLFRMLGGLWPVKEGTITIPTAENMFYIPQRAYLLQGSLKEQIIYPHSLDQQKKSDDELQSILRVLKLDDFVNQLNEVKNWEEELSTGAQQRLAMARLYYHEPKFAVLDECTSAVSPDMEQFMYEHAQSLGITLLSVAHRPALWHFHKYLLKFDGKGGYFFGKLDAEKRLKLEKERVALEKVLRDIPALKERLAELKNVSKLQHQRYEKKAIKLGSS, from the coding sequence ATGTCGGTAACAAATTCAAGACTCAAGGATAACAATTTGGCCCTTTCACTTTTAAAAGTGTACAGGTCCAACAGATCACTTCTTTTAAACACGTCATATATCATTCTAATAACTGCTGCGTTTTCGGGTGCTGCTAGTACAGGATCATCTTCAGACAAGGCAAAGGAGAAATcgcaacagcaacaacaacaagtgGAAGGATCATCATCGCTGAGTGAGAAATCAGCCCATCCAAAACTTACTCGCCAAGCATTTGATCGGTTGTTTCATGCTATAATACCTACATACCATGACAAGACTGTGGCTTATTTCATTGCTCATTTGGTGTTGCTTGTAACTCGTGCTTTCTTGACATTGAAAGTGGCAACTTTGGATGGTCAATTGGTGGGTGCTTTGGTTTCGAAAAGACTAAAGGTGTTTAGTAAATACCTCTTGGCATGGATGTTGATCGGGATCCCAGCATCGTTGAACAATGCGTTGTTATCATGGACGAGACTGAATATGAGAAAAGCCATTAGGGAAAACTTGAATAACTCCATCTTGAAGGATTATTTGCCGGATAACTTGGATACAAATTACTACTCGTTGATCCACTTGAGTGGCAACAAGATCACTGatccaaatcaaagaatCACTACCGATGTATCAAGATTGGCTTCTGCATTGAGTAGTTTACCTGgacaacttttgaaaccaaCATTGGATTTGGTGTTATGTGCTCGTCAATTGAGCAAGAGTGGGGTCGGAAATGGTGAAGGTACACTTGCCTTGGGAATATTGGCCCATTTCTCAACCATGATTATTCGTTTTTTCTCACCAccatttgcaaaattaGCTAGTGAACGAGCAAATTTAGAAGGAAAGTTGAGATCAGCCCATTCAAAGATTGTTTCCAATAACGAGGAAATTGCCTTTTTACGTGGTCATTATCGTGAATTGGACTACATTGATTACTGTTATTATACATTAGAGAGGTTTTCTAAACAAGAGTATTGGAAAAAGGGTATACATGAAATTGCACAAACGTTTATTGTGAAATATTTCTGGGGTGCTGCTGGATTGGTATTGTGTTCAGCACCAATTTTCATCGCCAAGTATCTTGGTGAAGccgatgatgataatgcTGCTGGaaaattcatcaccaatagAAGGTTATTGCTTAGTGCTTCTGACTCATTGGATAGATTGATTTATGCAAGGAGGTACTTGCTACAGATTGTGGGTCACGCAACAAGAGTTTCTGATTTCCAAGACACCTTGTCGGATGTGGCGCTGAGGAGGAAAGACATCACATCAaatgtcaaattcaacaatgatgaaatcgtatttgataaagtcaGGTTATTGACGCCAGCAGATGTTACACTTATTGCAAGTTTgagtttttcaatcaaatcaggTGATCATTTATTGATTGCCGGTCCTAATGGATCGGGTAAATCTTCTTTATTTAGAATGCTAGGAGGTTTATGGCCAGTGAAGGAAGGTACAATCACCATCCCGACAGCTGAGAATATGTTTTATATCCCACAAAGGGCTTACTTGTTACAAGGTTCCTTAAAGGAGCAAATTATTTACCCTCATTCACTTGaccaacaaaagaaatcagaTGACGAGTTACAATCGATATTACGGGTATTAAAATTAGATGACTTTGTCAATCAATTAAATGAAGTAAAGAACTGGGAAGAGGAATTGTCAACTGGTGCTCAACAACGTTTGGCCATGGCAAGACTATACTACCACGAACCCAAATTTGCCGTTTTAGATGAATGTACATCAGCAGTTAGTCCCGATATGGAACAATTCATGTATGAGCATGCTCAAAGTTTGGGAATCACATTGTTATCAGTTGCTCATCGACCAGCATTGTGGCATTTCCATAAATACTTACTCAAATTTGATGGTAAAGGTGGATACTTTTTCGGTAAATTGGATGCTGAAAAGaggttgaaattggaaaaggagAGGGTTGCTTTGGAAAAAGTGTTGCGTGATATTCCTGCCTTGAAGGAGAGATTGGCtgagttgaaaaatgtttCGAAATTGCAGCATCAAAGGTATGAAAAAAAGGCTATCAAGTTAGGTTCGTCGTAA
- a CDS encoding adhesin-like protein: MLDFIKIKKQPPPPPPLYIQQSTHSYLQKRDTSTTTTNNTGTSSFTTPSTSFIPTSSSTAQPTSSQPTSNSDTDTDTDTDTDTGSTTTSLSSSSSSSSSSSTENSFPSSPSQSTSETSSFSSNESTPSTVSSSIPTTLSDPTTSPTEGSSEPAPSTPSTTSESTSSFVSSPSSSSSVSSSSSSIPTSSSDTSSSSMSNSIPVETTSSTIPSSSSSSSSSSSSSESISTTSSESSTSLVEPSSTDISSDPPSSSSDSSSSSSSDTFIPSSSSEFSSSSESSSSFPSSSSESSSSISSSTNESSSSTSESSSSSFSSETSSSSFSSETISSSSESSSFSSSSSSEFSSSSSETSSFPSSTSESSLSSSFSSSSETSSFESSSSETSSSESSAESSSESSSSTTIATTSSRSSTTSSASSSSRTRSSSTPSSTEEPSSTEDSETSTSSTETPSSTTSLGKHSSISSFTSESTSIYTYPDTTITSVVAIPTSAVVSNDSGSTASRNSKLIGGLVGSIGGTIVIGCIVVLFLFLKKRKRQITNQSPDFNGGGATNRLGAGDEEEDTSLEDKNDHIFHDSPNGNMKQSKLGWLTSIFSKNHNGSGNGSDANGAAITGSSAVAGVGGMAGAGRSNTFKRLRNTDDLENQTYGATPQTNRGDAFDADDDGFAYRGVTNSNNLDSIFRSNGNTSSNARNSSYFGKNSTRGSSISGTGDTFVASDSPQMTTSPQYPNDQTRMNSYGHPLAHPDDFNFEEYPQTGNVRTVSGGTARAATATAGASAALAAASSAHHEHPYTTTASSEYESDPVNARGQHQQNYHDNDAASMSSSASSDGDFHPSDYDDESFILPGDEMVQTGGGSTAPIGQQHRGGYVVPHEQNQQNQPHQSPFDEFVHEQQPQGGRGGSNHPYARPGAPPPPQQYMGEEFRSGPYGSNNSLSRFQEDIS; the protein is encoded by the coding sequence ATGTTGGATTTCataaaaatcaaaaaacaaccacctcctccaccaccactttATATACAGCAGAGCACCCACAGTTATCTTCAGAAAAGAGATACGTCTACtacaacaaccaacaatACAGGTACAAGCAGCTTCACAACaccttcaacatcatttaTACCTACCTCATCTTCTACTGCTCAGCCCACGTCACTGCAACCTACTTCAAACTCAGATACAGATACAGATACAGATACAGATACAGATACTGGTAGTACCACCACATCACTATCAtcctcatcctcatcatcactgTCATCGTCAACTGaaaattcttttcctcTGTCTCCTTCCCAATCTACAAGTGAGacatcttcattttcatccaacGAATCAACACCATCCACAGTGTCGTCGTCAATTCCAACAACTTTGTCAGATCCGACTACATCGCCTACTGAAGGATCTCTGGAACCAGCTCCAAGTACACCTTCAACAACACTGGAAAGTACAAGTTCATTCGTTAGTTCACCGTCTTCGTCGTCTTCAGTATCGTCACTGTCAAGTTCGATACCAACAAGTTCAAGTGATACCAGCTCATCGAGTATGTCTAATTCAATTCCAGTAGAGACTACTTCGAGCACAATACCAAGCTCAAGCTCAAGCTCAAGCTCAAGCTCAAGCTCATCTGAGTCAATACTGACAACCAGTTCAGAGAGTTCTACATCTTTAGTTGAACCTTCGAGCACGGATATAAGCTCGGATccaccatcttcatcaagcGATTCCAGCTCGAGCTCTTCCTCAGACACGTTTATTCCTTCAAGTTCATCCGagttttcatcatcatctgagAGTAGCTCTTCCTTcccttcatcttcatctgaaTCTAGCAGCTCCATTTCTAGCTCAACCAATGAAAGTTCATCCTCAACGAGCGAATCATCAAGctcatcattttcatcagaaacatcttcatcatcattttcgAGTGAAACTATCTCTAGTAGCTCCGAAAGCTCTAGCTtctcatcgtcatcatcgtcaGAGTTTAGTTCATCCAGTTCAGAAACTTCATCATTCCCCTCGTCAACCTCAGAATCATCCTTATCGAGCAGCTTTTCCAGCTCGTCAGAAACGTCATCATTCgaatcttcatcatctgagACTTCTTCTTCGGAGTCATCTGCAGAGtcatcatcagaatcatcatcactgaccacaattgcaacaacttcttccagatcatcaacaacatcctccgcatcgtcatcatcaagaaCTCGGTCATCTTCAACACCTTCATCTACAGAAGAACCATCCTCAACTGAGGATTCAGaaacttcaacatcttcaacagaaacaccttcatcaactacaaGTTTGGGGAAACACAgctcaatttcatcatttacTTCTGAATCCACTTCCATCTATACATATCCAGATACCACAATCACCTCAGTTGTTGCTATCCCCACTTCAGCAGTAGTATCAAATGATCTGGGTTCAACTGCTTCACGTAATTCAAAGCTTATTGGGGGATTAGTTGGTTCAATTGGTGGAACAATTGTCATTGgttgtattgttgttttgtttttgtttctcaaAAAACGTAAGAGACAAATTACTAATCAATCACCCGATTTCAATGGTGGAGGTGCAACCAACAGGTTGGGTgctggtgatgaagaagaagatactTCACTTGAAGACAAGAATGACCATATTTTCCATGATTCACCTAACGGTAACATGAAACAATCGAAGCTTGGCTGGTTGACATCTATTTTCTCCAAAAATCATAATGGATCTGGAAACGGATCAGATGCTAATGGAGCAGCTATTACCGGTAGCAGTGCTGTGGCCGGAGTAGGTGGCATGGCAGGTGCTGGTAGATCAAACACGTTCAAGCGATTAAGGAATACtgatgatttggagaaCCAAACTTATGGAGCGACGCCACAAACTAATAGGGGAGATGCTTTTGATGCCGATGACGATGGATTTGCCTACCGAGGAGTcaccaattccaacaatttaGATTCCATTTTCCGCTCCAATGGTAacacttcatcaaatgccAGAAACTCATCCTATTTTGGTAAAAACTCAACGAGAGGTTCATCCATTTCAGGAACTGGTGATACGTTTGTAGCCAGTGATAGCCCACAAATGACCACATCTCCACAATACCCCAATGACCAAACGAGAATGAACTCATATGGACATCCATTGGCACACCCagatgatttcaatttcgaGGAGTACCCGCAGACTGGAAACGTGAGAACTGTTTCGGGTGGCACCGCTAGAGCCGCTACAGCAACTGCTGGTGCCTCTGCTGCTTTGGCTGCTGCATCCTCTGCACATCATGAACATCCATACACAACCACTGCAAGTTCTGAATATGAGTCTGATCCTGTTAACGCTCGAGGACAACACCAACAGAATTACCACGATAATGACGCCGCACTGATGTCGTCGTCAGCTTCATCTGACGGTGATTTCCATCCTAGTGACTATGACGACGAGCTGTTTATTTTACCCGGCGACGAAATGGTTCAAACTGGTGGAGGAAGTACAGCGCCAATCGGACAACAACATCGTGGTGGATACGTTGTGCCACACgaacaaaaccaacaaaaccaGCCACACCAACTGCCATTTGACGAGTTTGTTCATGAACAACAACCTCAAGGAGGACGGGGTGGACTGAATCATCCATATGCTCGTCCAGGAGCACCTCCGCCTCCACAACAATACATGGGCGAAGAGTTTAGATCAGGTCCATATGGTTCAAACAATTCCTTGTCTAGATTTCAAGAGGACATCTCGTGA
- a CDS encoding Wor1 transcriptional regulator (master switch of white-opaque phenotypic switching in C. albicans), giving the protein MSSNLDPTYHGYIGSTKDALLIIQQALNKQLDLVPRRPHERERPNLIKSGNVFVFIEEQSGIKRWTDGTSWSPSRILGRFLVYRELDKSSLNEKDDKKKKKRKSSSKYDQTSDSADATRGLRRDGDNITILNPQLQQPQQSLQQAIPSSRATHELSTTSELIPPNTIPASNTYSSTDYNKSLLSGPLVTSYIFKDQGLIKKTLSLTTTTSDLHLEKLNEKQTIHLISYYNAQEVMNGKLLRPSESDFKDVVIPASLWNAVKDSSLGGKIPIEDEAFYFLDGNYQLQSMLQSQQQQQQQQQQQPTQQRQQPPAPIANVTGAALNNAKLSYGKYGGPLPQQQQQQFQPRMGHQLAVAPLTQNDNSLVKREEDESGPTGTSDLNFINPFSGTQQQVPIYGASLGFMTNNGNAYNYSIQSQGSLHGQTQGYTPSQYNQYLQHNTLQMNPHEGYPQHFHPSLSQQQQQQQQQQLHSHGHQHQTGTPNSTTPAFQPPLPPNSASKSSTTMGINNTPGTSISENNSGGNTAPQYRLNSGSSVDQYSVGNNNSVSSINSGMYQGSLSNTTSTSSVLTTNSSFSVPAGSRKFSQQSSGGQVPTVRNLKSNNYTSLSQGYGATNSSSNTVTPSASLNGASAESAQTIPAAASSEIEPSQVHSGQFIGQYPHQPQSQHQHHSPQHSQSQSQHQSHHHPSIYHYQSPHQQYFQKWSNSPQQSGNGNGSNGAGFEDVSNSTPSGLSGQQSSYYPTSMQGPRF; this is encoded by the coding sequence ATGTCATCAAACTTGGATCCTACCTACCATGGCTATATTGGGTCAACTAAAGATGCACTTTTAATTATTCAGCAAGCACttaataaacaattggatttggttCCACGTCGGCCTCATGAACGAGAGAgaccaaatttgataaaatcgGGCaatgtgtttgtgtttatCGAAGAACAGTCGGGGATCAAGCGTTGGACTGATGGTACGTCTTGGTCACCTTCGCGTATCTTGGGAAGATTTTTGGTCTATCGTGAGTTGGATAAATCTAGTCTCAACGAGAAGGAtgacaaaaagaaaaaaaagcGCAAATCCAGTCTGAAGTACGATCAAACACTGGATAGTGCGGACGCAACAAGAGGATTAAGGAGAGATGGTGACAACATTACTATATTAAATccacaacttcaacaacctcaacaaTCATTGCAACAAGCTATCCCTAGCAGTCGGGCTACCCATGAGCTACTGACCACACTGGAATTGATACCGCCAAATACCATACCTGCATCAAATACGTACAGTAGTACAGATTATAACAAAAGTCTATTGAGTGGCCCATTAGTTACTTCGTACATATTTAAAGATCAAGGATTGATAAAAAAGACGCTATCGTtaaccacaaccacaagtGATCTtcatttggaaaaattgaatgaaaaacaaacaatccATTTGATCAGCTACTACAATGCTCAAGAGGTCATGAATGGAAAACTACTTCGTCCTTCAGAGTCAGACTTTAAAGATGTTGTTATTCCAGCAAGTTTGTGGAATGCAGTCAAGGATAGCTCGTTGGGTGGAAAGATTCCTATCGAAGATGAGgcattttattttcttgatggcaattatcaacttcaaagCATGTTACAgctgcaacaacaacaacaacaacaacaacaacaacaacctaCGCAGCAAAGACAACAACCACCAGCCCCGATTGCAAATGTCACTGGAGCTGCTCTTAATAATGCAAAGCTTAGCTATGGCAAGTATGGTGGACCTTTacctcaacaacagcaacaacaatttcaaccccGCATGGGCCATCAATTAGCTGTGGCGCCATTAACCCAAAATGACAACTCACTCGTCAAGCGAGAGGAGGATGAAAGTGGTCCAACCGGGACTagtgatttgaatttcattAATCCATTTTCTGGAACTCAACAGCAAGTACCTATATATGGCGCCTCTTTAGGTTTCATGACCAATAACGGTAATGCTTACAATTATCTGATCCAGAGTCAAGGACTGCTCCACGGACAAACACAAGGATATACACCGTCGCAATACAACCAGTATTTACAGCATAATACATTACAGATGAACCCACATGAAGGATATCCtcaacattttcatccTAGCTTactgcaacaacaacaacagcagcagcagcagcaactACACTCCCATGGACATCAGCATCAAACTGGAACCCCCAACTCAACCACACCTGCGTTTCAGCCACCACTTCCGCCGAACTCAgcatccaaatcatcaaccacTATGGGAATAAATAACACGCCTGGTACGAGTATTTCAGAAAACAATTCTGGTGGGAACACTGCCCCACAGTATCGGTTGAACTCGGGGTCATCTGTAGATCAATATTCAGTTGGCAATAATAACTCTGTATCATCAATTAATAGTGGAATGTATCAAGGCAGTTTATCAAATACCACTAGCACTAGCAGCGTCTTGACAACAAATTCGAGCTTTTCTGTTCCTGCCGGTTCGAGGAAGTTCAGCCAACAGTCATCTGGTGGACAAGTTCCAACAGTGAGAAACTTGAAACTGAATAATTATACATCATTGAGTCAAGGATATGGTGCTACAAATAGCAGCTCTAATACCGTCACACCATCGGCCTCTTTAAATGGTGCATCGGCAGAGAGTGCTCAAACAATACCTGCAGCTGCTTCTAGTGAAATTGAGCCTTCGCAAGTTCATTCCGGCCAATTCATTGGTCAGTATCCACATCAACCTCAATcgcaacatcaacatcatctgCCACAACATCTGCAACTGCAACTGCAACATCAACTGCATCACCATCcatcaatttatcattaCCAGCTGCCACATCAACagtattttcaaaaatggagCAATTCCCCGCAACAAAGCGGAAATGGTAATGGCAGTAACGGTGCAGGATTTGAAGATGTATCCAATTCTACTCCCAGTGGCTTATCGGGTCAACAGAGCTCCTACTATCCTACATCAATGCAGGGCCCAAGATTTTAG
- a CDS encoding RNAse III: MSKEHKSLLTVIDDLSAIKSNVPQLQATFNILMAKTPTRDRYQYLSHLASSGVPGEAASVVYKVQALIQTPQTKVSVRLRELYDMKKLPMLAALSKIGFKSTLPEQERELGAFLDAVPTEEEIVNKDESSGRDAPKLSVDYFSYPPTLPVISNELLLIRVATDKSYRQASDFIESTSEKYTNSHNAKLALRGRVTMELILWDLLDEKFPNMYEKDLLVIRDRLMSLEVLAKFSFGYSLVDVMKYNLSVDADDETKMEVCANIFLAYIAALEMDGYDFKDIKLWLKILYQPLISDLSEWTTPLAKVAFVEFESLLKSITNVNRYPQSIVKFEILEVQKDPFIVQIIVGDDREILGVGVSSTSFDDAKDRAVLDIMDDQEKVVRIFSIIKHHYLRTRNGGRIESVSVLGPTLMNDVAFQSMTPTCTQVNYVSAAPLYGKSVSPSAPSSQGSAPYVTSGSRIPSSNQVMDALPHDQNQAVIQYSQQSPPSQPMYTQQQSPPYDQQGFAQSQGHGRYSPQETYTLLTERRGNNQSSDYHSENCDQQDYELQQTYETIPLSHREVDMRARSDLYAMLRPLQLKAEYKVTHEGTVHHAVCSCNRIDLGAGIDTSKQKAAQKSAMAALSNRNALIKLGVVPRN; encoded by the coding sequence ATGTCAAAAGAGCACAAGTCATTACTAACTGTGATTGACGACTTGTCTGCGATAAAGTCCAATGTTCCTCAATTACAAGCAACGTTCAATATCCTAATGGCCAAAACTCCCACGCGGGATCGATACCAATATCTTTCGCATCTAGCGTCATCGGGTGTTCCCGGTGAGGCAGCAAGTGTCGTCTACAAAGTGCAAGCATTGATTCAAACTCCCCAAACCAAAGTTTCAGTGAGATTAAGGGAATTATACGATATGAAGAAACTACCCATGCTAGCAGCTTTGTCAAAAATTGGGTTCAAACTGACACTTCCGGAGCAAGAAAGAGAATTGGGTGCATTTTTGGATGCTGTACcaactgaagaagaaattgtaaATAAAGATGAATCAAGCGGCCGAGATGCGCCGAAGTTGTCAGTTGATTATTTCTCATATCCACCAACTTTGCCAGTTATTTCAAATGAGCTACTACTAATCAGAGTGGCAACAGACAAGTCTTACCGCCAAGCTAGTGATTTCATAGAACTGACATCTGAGAAATACACTAACTCGCACAATGCCAAATTGGCACTACGAGGTCGAGTTACGATGGAGTTAATCTTGTGGGATCTTTTGGATGAAAAGTTTCCCAATATGTATGAGAAGGATCTATTGGTTATACGCGATAGATTAATGTCATTGGAAGTATTGGctaaattttcatttggttACAGCTTGGTCGATGTGATGAAGTACAATCTATCAGTGGATGCTGATGACgaaacaaaaatggaaGTTTGTGCAAACATCTTTTTGGCATATATCGCAGCATTGGAAATGGATGGCTATGATTTCAAAGACATCAAATTGtggttgaaaattttgtatcAACCGTTAATTTCTGACTTATCTGAATGGACAACACCACTAGCAAAAGTCgcttttgttgagtttgagTCCTTGCTCAAACTGATTACAAATGTGAACCGATACCCTCAAAGTATTgtgaaatttgaaattctcgaagttcaaaaagatcCATTTATTGTACAGATCATCGTAGGCGATGATAGAGAAATATTAGGTGTTGGCGTATCATCCACAAGTTTTGACGACGCTAAAGATCGTGCTGTGTTGGATATAATGGATGATCAGGAAAAGGTTGTCAGAATTTTCTCCATCATTAAGCATCATTATTTGAGGACCAGAAATGGTGGTAGAATTGAATCGGTATCTGTGTTAGGACcaacattgatgaatgaCGTGGCTTTTCAGCTGATGACCCCAACTTGTACTCAAGTAAATTACGTTTCAGCAGCTCCATTGTATGGAAAAAGCGTGCTGCCATCAGCTCCAAGCTCACAGGGAAGTGCACCTTATGTGACCAGCGGAAGTCGTAttccatcatcaaaccAAGTGATGGACGCACTACCCCACGATCAAAATCAAGCGGTGATACAATATAGCCAACAAAGTCCACCTTCCCAACCTATGTAtacacaacaacagctgCCACCGTATGATCAACAAGGGTTCGCACAGTCACAGGGCCATGGTCGCTATTCTCCCCAAGAAACCTATACTCTTTTGACTGAGAGACGAGGTAATAACCAATCATCGGACTATCATTCTGAAAATTGCGATCAACAAGACTACGAACTTCAACAAACATATGAGACCATTCCATTGTCGCATCGGGAAGTCGATATGAGAGCACGTAGTGACTTGTACGCAATGTTAAGACctttacaattgaaagcTGAATACAAGGTTACTCATGAAGGAACCGTGCACCATGCAGTTTGCTCCTGCAATCGAATAGATCTAGGTGCAGGTATCGATACTAGTAAACAAAAAGCAGCTCAAAAATCAGCAATGGCTGCTTTGAGCAATCGTAATGCTTTGATCAAGCTCGGAGTAGTGCCtagaaattga